TGCCGCCGGCGGCTCCTGCCGGCAGGCGGTCCCGGCGAGAAGGTATTCCCACCGACGTTCGCAGGTGCCGTCTATGCCATCGAACAGCGACGTATCCCGGGTCGTGATGGACCAGTCACCTGTGTGTTGCTGGACAGCGTGCAGAGCCAGGCCAACCGCATGGAACTGGCCCTCCAGGAGGCAGTGGACGCCGGCAGGATCAGGATCCCGCTCGTGGTCGTGGACTTCACGGAGTACGATCCCACGGGCGACCTGGAAGCCGACGAGCGGGCCGGTCGACTAATCGACAGGGTGGGGAAGATCACGAGCCTGCAGGTGCCACACCGCCTGGCTGACGCCACCTTGCGGTACAGCGAGCTGGACGGTGTGCCGTTCCGGAAGTCCGACAAGGGCAAGGCGCTCAACACGGTGAGTCCGACCAATGCGACTCCCCTGTTCGAGCTCTGCCCCACGGCGCTCCTGTTTGGCATGTGGGACTCGACCGGGCCCAAAGGCGGGCTCGGGGCAAAGTTCGAGCGGGCAATGGTGTCCGAGATCGTCGGAGTCGGAGTGGAGGTCGGAGACCTTCGACGTGGTGTGCGACGGGATCCCCTTGGGACGAGCAGGGACGTCACCGTGATCCCCTCGGAGGACCGGACGGAGTTCCGCGTCGCAGAAGGCAGGAACCGGGGCGTCCGCCCATCGAAGCTCGGCCTTGCCAGCGTCCCCTTCCCCAAGCAGACGGATCAGAAGACCCGGGAAAATTACTACGATGGCGTCACGATCGAGTACGCAGAGCAGACGACCACCCTCTCGCTGATCTGCCTCCGCCGTCTGCGCTTCCCACTGAACGGCCAGCCGCCGCAGGACGAGGTGGACGTGGCCGCCCGCACCGTGCTGGCGGCCCTTGGGCTCTGTGCGGCCACCCTCGCCTTCGAAGCCGGGGCCGACTTGCGGTCGCGGTGCCTTCTGTGGCCTGACGGTCCGACGGTCTGGGAGCTACTGGCCCGACCCGGAGCCGAGCCCGAGCGGTTCTCGCTCACTGGCGAGACCGCCATTGCTCTACTCAAGGAAGCTGTAAGACAAGCCAAGGAGAAGGGGTTACCGTGGCCGGATGAACCGGTGGTTCTCAAGCCCTCTGAGGAGCTGGTGAAACTCGCACGCCTGAGCCAGATCGAGGCGGCGAAGAAGACCGGCGAGACTGGGGAGACAGCGTGACATGCTGGCCTTTGGGATCCGGTACCTGAATGGCTTTGCAGCCGCCTGTGAACCACACGAACGGCAGCCGGAACGCGAGCGGCCCGAGTGGCCGCCACACCCCGCGCGGGTCTTCATGGCGCTCGCGGCGGCACACTTCCAGACAGGAGAGGACCCCGACGAGCGCCGGGCCCTGGAGTGGCTGGAGTCGCTGCCCGCGCCTTCGCTGAGGGCACCCGAGCACGTCCCCCGGGCGGTCGTCACCCACTATGTACCGGTCAACGACAAACCCGGCAACAAGACCAAGCCGCCGACTGCGGTTATCCAGTCCGTCCCTCAACTGGCCCGTGACCGCCAACCCCGGACTTTCGCCCGTACTTGGCCCGACGAGGATGTGGTGTACCTTGTCTGGCCGGAGGCCGTGCCACAGGAGCCGGTGGCGCGCGCATTAACACAACTGTGCGCCAAGGTGACCCGGATCGGCCACTCCATGTCGCTGGTCCAGATGTGGATGGCGACCTCTGAGGAAGCCGGCGAACCCACCTGGATTCCCGACGAGGAGCGTGCGGAGATTCACCTGCGAGTGCCGTCGGCCGGGCTGCTCGCGGACCTCGAGCGCAGATACAATCAGGTGGCGGTCGAAGCGTACGCAGCGCTTCTCGTCGCCGCAGAGGATGGAAATGCCAAAACCCGGCGAGCCGC
The DNA window shown above is from Armatimonadota bacterium and carries:
- the cas7u gene encoding type I-U CRISPR-associated RAMP protein Csb1/Cas7u translates to MEQLSVEVLKSAVKGAAAAFRCRRRLLPAGGPGEKVFPPTFAGAVYAIEQRRIPGRDGPVTCVLLDSVQSQANRMELALQEAVDAGRIRIPLVVVDFTEYDPTGDLEADERAGRLIDRVGKITSLQVPHRLADATLRYSELDGVPFRKSDKGKALNTVSPTNATPLFELCPTALLFGMWDSTGPKGGLGAKFERAMVSEIVGVGVEVGDLRRGVRRDPLGTSRDVTVIPSEDRTEFRVAEGRNRGVRPSKLGLASVPFPKQTDQKTRENYYDGVTIEYAEQTTTLSLICLRRLRFPLNGQPPQDEVDVAARTVLAALGLCAATLAFEAGADLRSRCLLWPDGPTVWELLARPGAEPERFSLTGETAIALLKEAVRQAKEKGLPWPDEPVVLKPSEELVKLARLSQIEAAKKTGETGETA